ACATAAGCAAAATTTAATATTCTATATAATGTTGAAAATCCTATACTTGCAACTGAAGAATAAATATTAGTTTCATCATCGTTTTGTAAAAAATTTTCTAAATCATATAAACCTAACTCTAATGATTTTTGAACATGATATTTAAAAACTTCTTGAGGTGTAGGTAATTTAAATTTTGAATCAAAGTTTGTTGAATCTTTGTATGATAATTCAAATGCTGTAGAATTAGCTGATAATCTATATCTTCTTAAAGATGAATTGACTTGTAATGTCATTCTTTCCTTTTCTTCAGAATTAAAATTATTTCAATTTGAATAATAATCTTTGTCTTTTTTATTTATTGAATCAGTTCATAATTTTGCATTTAAAAATTCTATAAATTTAGGATCTAAATAATGTTTTGCATATTTAGTTATAAATTCTTCGCTGTAAAGCATATCTTCATTAGCAGAAGAAAAATTTGAATTATAAGCTACATTTTGTTTTTGAGCTGAATTCATTTTTGAATATATTTGTAAAGGTGTTGCTAACATCCCAATAACTGATGCAGCTAATGTAACAATAAAAATTATCATGAATAAAGTTGATAATCAGTTTTTAAAAAAAGTTTTTAGATAACTTTTCATTATTTTGTTCATTAAAATCACCAAAAAAACCTTTCTTATTTTAAATATATTTTAACATTTATAACTAAAAAAAGAATCCTTACGGATTCTTTCATAACTGTATTCATTAACAGTAGATAAATTAACTAAAGCTAAATTTTTTATGATATATATAGAAATAGGATAATTTTAAGAAAAATAGTCACTTTATACTATTAAAAAATTTTTATAATAAAAACTACGATAATTGAATTAAACTAATTATTTATCTTTTAATATTTTTAATTTTATTTGTAAGAAATTAACATCATTATTTTCATTTTTTTAAAATATTTTAAACTATCTATTTTATAATTCTTTTGCCCTTCATAAATAATCATAAAGTCTTAAATTAAAATTAAAATAATCTTTATAAGTTAATTCTTCAATAATGACATATGCTGAACCTCGTCCATAATTATAAAATGAAAAATTTGTATATTTAATTTCATTTATGTTGTTAACATGCTTGATTTTAACATAAAAATAATTTCAAAGATCATCAAGAATTATTGTTTTTTTAACAGGTTTTTTATAAATTTTCATACTTTCAAATCCTTCAAAAACATAATTGATTTGTTCTGGAGATGACAAAGTGAATTTATCATTGTTTTCACCAATTGGAGGAAAATTATTTGAATCATTTGTGTGGAATTCAACATTGACTTCAATTACACTTTCTTTTTCTAAATTTAAAGAAAGATTTGTTGTTTCAGGGAAAATAATAGCTTTAAAACTAAAAAATCCTAAGGTTATACATGAACTAACAGTTATAAGAATAATTAAAAATATTAATATTATTTTTTTCATAATTTTCATAATTTTATTTTTTATAACGGTTTAAAAGTTGTTATAGATCCTTCCACATAAGTTGAAAGTATCACTTCTTGATAATTTCAACCATCTCAACCATAATGGCAAATAAAAGAATTTGATCAAAAATTATATACGTAACCATAAACAATAACCCCATGTGAAATTTTTCCTCTTGCTTCGCTATAAGCCACAGGATCTGGTGGAAAAAGACCAAAAAATACAACTGGTCTTCCAGCTTTTATTTCGTTAGTAAGATTTAACTTACCTATATAATAATGAGATTTTTCTTTAAAATTTATTTGTTTACAAAATTTCTTAATAGATTCTTTTAGAGGTTTTCCTCAAGATGAAGTTTCTCCCCCATTTAATTGTACTAATTTGTCTTTTAAATTAGTGTTTGGATCATAACGCTTTCCAGTATCTATTAGCATGTTATTTTTTGAATTTATATAGTTAGAAGGTATTAACTTTTCATTTCCTGTTGCATATCAATAGTACATCATAAGTGCCCCAGCAACAAAGCCACAAGAACCATCTCAATTTGAAGGAAAATTTGCATATTTTATTTTTTCGTAATTTCTAATATAGACTTTTTTAGATTTTGGCAATTGTAGTGTTTCTCCTGTTAAAACACCATTCACATAATTTAATACAGATATATTAGGCTCTAATAACATATTATTTAATATACTATCTAAATTTTCTTGTAATATTTTTGCATCTTCTTTGCCAATTTTACCGCAACCTTTATTTAAATGAGTAAAGTTTCCATTTTCTTTAACATAATAATTTAAAGGACCAAAGTAATATTTATCTTGCAAATCATTGTAAGGAATTTTAAAACTTTCAGATCTTTCAATTATGTGACCACTTCTTAGATCATATATTAAATATCCCTCATTTTCTCCGGTCATAAAATAAAATTCTCTACCTTTAAGGTCTTTAAGAATTACTACATCTTCTTTAATCTTTTTAACTCCAAGTTCTTTTAATTCAGATTTTAAATATCTTTTTAAATTTTCGTTTATCATGATTCTATTCCTTCTTTCTAGAATACAAAATTATCTTCTATAATATATTTTTTATATTACAAAATAATTTAATCATTAATTTTTAATAAAACTATTTATTCTAGAAAGATTTTTATAATTGAATATTTTATATAAAAATAATTTTCCTGAGTTTTAAACAACCATGAATCTATTCATTTTTTTTTTTTTTTAAAAAAAAAAAAAAAAACCTTTTCAGGTTCTTTCATAAACTGGCAGCGTTCTATTTTCTCACAATGCAATATCGTCGACGCTGTAGAGCTTAACTTCTGTGTTCGGTATGGGAACAGGTGTGACCTCTACGCTATGACCACCAGATCTTTTTTTAAATTGTTCTCTGAAAACTGGATATTAGATGATTACATACTCAATTGCTTCTTTTTTCTAAAATTCTCTCGATCTATTAGTAATGGTTAGCTTAATGCCTCGCGACACTTACACATCCATCCTATCAACCTCATAGTCTATAAGGGATCTTACATTCTAAAGAAATGGGAAAATTCATCTTAAAGGAGGCTTCTCGCTTAGATGCCTTCAGCGATTATCCGTTCCACACATAGCTACCCTGCTGTGCCACTGGCGTGACAACAGGAGCACCAGAGGTGTGTCCATTCCGGTCCTCTCGTACTAGGAACAGCTCTCTTCAATTTTCCTACGCCCACAACAGATAGGGACCAAACTGTCTCACGACGTTCTGAACCCAGCTCGCGTACCGCTTTAATGGGCGAACAGCCCAACCCTTGGAACCGACTACAGCTCCAGGATGCGATGAGCCGACATCGAGGTGCCAAACCTCCCCGTCGATGTGAACTCTTGGGGGAGATCAGCCTGTTATCCCCGGGGTAACTTTTATCCGTTGAGCGACGGCCCTTCCACTCGGGACCGCCGGATCACTAAATCCTACTTTCGTACCTGTTCGACTTGTAAGTCTCACAGTCAATCACACTTATACTTTTGCGCTCTATGCATGATTTCCAACCATGCTGAGTGTAACTTTGAGCGCCTCCGTTACATTTTAGGAGGCGACCGCCCCAGTCAAACTACCCACCAGACACTGTCCTTAACCCGGATAACGGGTCGAAGTTAGAAATCCAATATAACGAGGGTGGTATTCCAAGGTTGACTCCACTGGCCCTAGCGGTCCAGCTTCAAAGTCTCCCACCTATCCTCTACACGTTATACCAAATTTCAATATCAAGTTATAGTAAAGCTCCACGGGGTCTTTCCGTCTAGTTGCGGGTAACCGGCATCTTCACCGGTACTAAAATTTCACCGAGTCTGCAGCCGAGACAGCGAAGGGATCATTACGCCTTTCGTGCGGGTCAGAACTTACCTGACAAGGAATTTCGCTACCTTAGGACCGTTATAGTTACGGCCGCCGTTCACCGGGGCTTCAATTCGAAGCTTCGCTTGCGCTGACTTCTCCTCTTAACCTTCCGGCACTGGGCAGGCGTCACCCCCTATACTTCGTCTTGCGACTTAGCAGAGAGCTGTGTTTTTGCTAAACAGTTGCCCCTCCCTCTTCACTGCGGCTCAACTTGCGTTGAGCACTCCTTCTTCCGAAGTTACGGAGTTATTTTGCAGAGTTCCTTAGCTACAGTTATCTCGCTTACCTTAGGATTTTCTCCTTGACCACGTGTGTTCGTTATAGGTACAGGCTACTAGTTATTAAGTTAGAAGCTTTTCTTGGAAGCGTAGGGTCATGTACTTCGTTACTAGGCGAACCGTTCACTCCTCATAACACTTCAACGTTTAATACAACACGGATTTGCCTATGTTGCCGTCTTTGTGCTTAACCCAGGACATCCATCACCTGGGATACACTACCTTTCTCCGTCACTCCATCACTAACTAGCAGGTACAGGAATATCAACCTGTTGTCCATCGACTACGCCTTTCGGCCTCGCCTTAGGTCCTGACTAACCCTGGGTGGACGAACCTTGCCCAGGAAACCTTGGTCAAACGGTATGAATGATTCTCACATTCAATCGTTACTCATGCCGGCATAATCACTTCTAATCGTTCCACCAGTCCTCACAGTCTGACTTCATCACAATTAGAACGCTCCCCTATCACTGTATTAAAAATACAATCCGTAGCTTCGGTATTAGGTTTAGCCCCGGTACATTTTCGGCGCAGAATCACTCGACTAGTGAGCTGTTACGCACTCTTTAAATGGTGGCTGCTTCTAAGCCAACATCCTAGCTGTCTGTGCAATTCCACATCCTTACACACTTAACCTAAATTTAGGGACCTTAGCTGACGATCTGGGCTGTTTCCCTCTCGAGCATGGACCTTATCACCCATGTTCTGACTGCCGAGTATCCGACAATGGCATTCGGAGTTTAATTCTATTCAGTACCCCTAGGTGGGGCCATCATAGATTCAGTGCTCTACCTCCATTGTGGTAAACCTCGACGCTATACTTAAATATATTTCGGGGAGAACTAGCTATCTCCGGGTTCGATTGGAATTTCACCGCTAGCCACAAGTCATCCGCGGTCATTTCAACGAACGTCGGTTCGGTCCTCCATTTGGTTTTACCCAAACTTCAACCTGCTCATGGCTAGATCACCCGGTTTCGTGTCTAATGCAACGTACTAAACGCCCTATTAAGGCTCGCTTTCACTACGGCTCCGCATATTCTGCTTAACCTCGCACGATACATTAACTCGCCGGCTCTTTCTACAAAAAGCACGATATCACCCATTAACGGGCTCTATCTTCTTGTAAGCACATGGTTTCAGGAACTATTTCACTCCCCTCTCGGGGTACTTTTCACCTTTCCCTCACGGTACTGGTTCACTATCGGTAAAATGGGAGTATTTAGGCTTGCCGAGTGGTCTCGGCGGATTCCGACAAAATTTCACGTGTTTCGCCGTACTCAGGATCCATCTAAGAGATCAACACATTTCGTATACGGGGGTATCACCCTCTATGCCGCTACTTCCCAGTAGCTTCTACTATATGTTGATTTTGTAACTCTAAAAAGATGTCCTACAACCCCAGCCCGTAGACTGGTTTGGCCTCTTCCGCGTTCGCTCGCCGCTACTAACAGAATCATTATTTATTTTCTTTTCCTCTTGGTACTAAGATGTTTCAGTTCCCAAGGTTCCCTTCTCATAAGCTATGTATTCACTTATGGATAATACGAGATTAATCGTATTGGGTTTCCCCATTCGGATATCACCGGATCAAAGCTCACTTCCAGCTCCCCGATGCTTTTCGCAGGTAATCACGTCCTTCTTCGGCTCCATTTTCCAAGGCATTCACCATGTGCCCTTACTATTTTTTAGAAAAAATCTTAAAGCAATTGATAATTGATTCAGTAAAAATTTATTTTTATTTGTTAAAAATTGTTGATTTATTTTAATCTTTTACAATGCTTTTCATCTAATATTCAGTTTTCAAAGAACAATTCTCTTTCAGAGATTATATTTAAATAATCCCTGAAAACTAAATAGAACATATAATAGTCAATCTGTTTTGTTTTTATCTCCATAGAAAGGAGGTGATCCATCCGCACGTTCCCGTACGGATACCTTGTTACGACTTAACCCCAATCGCTAGTCCTACCTTGGGACGCGCCTTCCTTACGGTTAGGAAACGTACTTCTGGTATTACCAACTCTCGTGGTTTGACGGGCGGTGTGTACAAGACCCGAGAACGTATTCACCGCGACATAGCTGATTCGCGATTACTAGTGATTCCGGCTTCATGAAGTCGAGTTGCAGACTTCAATCCGAACTGAGACCGACTTTTTGAGATTAGCTCCCCCTCGCGAGATTGCGACTCTTTGTATCGGCCATTGTAGCACGTGTGTAGCCCAGGACATAAGGGGCATGATGATTTGACGTCATCCCCACCTTCCTCTAGCTTACACTAGCAGTCTCGTTAGAGTCCTCAACTTAATGTTAGTAACTAACGACAAGGGTTGCGTTCGTTGCGGGACTTAACCCAACACCTCACGGCACGAACTGACGACAACCATGCACCACCTGTATCAATGTTAACCTCCACTACATCTCTGTAGCTTTGCACTGTATGTCAAGCCCTGGTAAGGTTCTTCGTGTTGCTTCGAATTAAACCACATGCTCCACCACTTGTGCGGGTCCCCGTCAATTCCTTTGAGTTTCACTCTTGCGAGCATACTACTCAGGCGGAGTACTTAATGCGTTAGCTGCAGCACTGAGGTAATCCCCAATACTTAGTACTCAACGTTTACGGCGTGGACTACTAGGGTATCTAATCCTATTTGCTCCCCACGCTTTCGTGCCTCAGCGTCAATAATCAGCCAGTAAGCCGCTTTCGCCACTGGTGTTCTTCCATATATCTACGCATTTTACCGCTACACATGGAATTCCGCTTACCTCTCTGATATTCTAGTCCCGCAGTTTTCAAGGCGAACCGGAGTTGAGCTCCGGGCTTTAACCTCAAACTTGCGAAACCGCCTACGCACCCTATACGCCCAATAAATCCGGATAACGCTTGCCACCTATGTATTACCGCGGCTGCTGGCACATAGTTAGCCGTGGCTTTCTGGTAAGGTACCGTCAAGATAAGAGCATTTCCTCTCCTATTTTTTCTTCCCTTACAACAGAGCTTTACAACCCGAAGGCCGTCATCACTCACGCGGCATTGCTTCATCAGACTTTCGTCCATTGTGAAAAATTCCCTACTGCTGCCTCCCGTAGGAGTCTGGGCCGTATCTCAGTCCCAATGTGGCCGATCAACCTCTCAGTTCGGCTACGTATCATCGCCTAGGTGGGCCTTTACCCCGCCTACTAGCTAATACGCCGCATCCTCATCTTCTAGTGATCCAAACGGATCTTTGAATGTTTTCTCATGCGATAATAACATCCACATGCGGTATTACCTTTCGTTTCCAAAAGTTATCCCCCGCTAGAAGGTAGATTAGATACGTGTTACTCACCCGTTCGCCACTGAGGTGCAAGCACCTCCGTTCGACTTGCATGTATTAGGCATGCCGCCAGCGTTTATCCTGAGCCAGGATCAAACTCTCATTTTAAATTATTGTTTTGATTCTGACTATTATATTTTTTTGTATATTATTCTGTACTCAATTTGAAATTGTTACAGGATTGTACAATTGTTGTTCTATTTAGTTTTCAAAGATCATTTCCCAATCAGGGACTTTTTAATAATAGCATAAGTTTTTATCAAGTTGCAATAAATTTTAAAAAATTTTTCCAAAAAAATAAAAAAATGTTGAGACTACCTAGTTTTGCCTCAAAATTTCCTTAATTTTTATTAAATTAGAAAACTATTTTTTTATTTCGAAAAAATGTTCCATTTGTCATGTTTTTGCTTTCTCCGCTGTTGAATTTAAATCATTAACTCAATTAGGATAAACTCTAAAAGCCATTTTACCTCTTTTATTTTCAAAAGACAAAATCCCATTATTCAGTAATGTATTTTTATCAAAAACAAAATATCCTTCATTAGTTCCATCTAACACATAAAGAATAAGTTTATCAATTTGATCATTATAATTTATAGGAGTATTTTTATTCTCTATTTTATACATTGCTACAAAATATCCTGCTTTTTTAGGAGTCTTCTTAACTTTTCTGAAATAGCATGTTTCTCCATGAAGAATAAATTTCGCAGCTTCATATTCTTTATTTATTATTTCAATTTTAATATCTGTGATTTTATTTTCAAAAATTTCATTCATTCTTTTAATTGATTCATACATAATTATTTTTTCATCTCCTCATATAAGGATCAAAGTTTTCTTTCATACGCAGAATTAGATTTTGGTTTAAAGTATTTAATATTTTTAATTTCATCAGGAAGGTACTGTTGAGCTACTCATCCTTTTTCTTCAACGTGTGGATATAAATAATTAACTCCCCTATTTAATTTAATTGCTGATTTATAATGATTATCTTTTAAATGAGATGGTACATCATATGCCATTCCGTTCTTAACATCTTCAAAAGCTTTGCCGCTTGCCATTAAAGCGGAATTAGATTTTTGACTTAAAGCCATTTCAATAATAACTAAGCCTAATGGAATAATTCCTTCAGGCATACCAATTTGTCTAAAAGCATCACAAGCTTGGACAACTCTTGGTGGCAAAGTTGGATTTGCTAATCCAATATCTTCATATGCCATAATTATCATTCTTCTCATTAAAGTTTCATAATCTCCAATTGATAATAATCTACTAAAATAATGTAAACTAGCATCCACATCACTACCTCTAACTGATTTTTGCAATGCAGATTTTAAATCATGAAAATCATCACCAGCTGCTCCACTTGGATTTTTACCTTGAGAAATTATTGTTGAAATTAAATCTATTGTTATTTCTTCGCCTTTATATAAAGAATCAAATAATTCAATGTTATTTAATAAACTTCTAATATCTCCACTATTAAGCTCACATAAATATTTAAGCGACTCTGGTTTAATATTGATATCGATTTTTTTATCACTTATTAATTTATTAACGAAATTGAAAGAATCTTCATGGTTAATTCTTTTTAGTTCTAATATTGTAGCTCTACTTCTAATTGCTGGATTTATAGTAAAAAATGGATTTTCTGTTGTTGTAGCAAATAAATAAACATTTCCGTTTTCCATAAAATTTAATAAAATATCTTGCTTATCACGATTTAGTCTATGAATTTCATCAATGATTAAAATAAATCTTTCTTTATTAATAGCTTTATCAATAATCTTTGTTAAATTTTCTTTTTTATCATAACTAGCATTAAAAAGATCATATTCAATCTTTAAGTCATTGGCTAAAGCAATGGCAAAAGATGTTTTTCCGACACCACTTGGACCATAAAAAATTAAAGACCTACAAAAGTTATTACTAATCATTCTTTTGATTAAGCCATCTTCTTTTAATAAGTTTTCTTGTCCTATTATTTCTGATGTCGATGTTGGTCTTAATAAATATGCTAATGGTGTATTCATAATTCCTCCTAATAAAAAATAACTAGTGTTTACTAGTTATTATTTTACTCTTATTTTGTTTCAAAAACTATCCCGAATACTTCTTCATATTTTTCAGCTGGAATAATTTTTAATTTTGCTTTTACTTCATCTGGGATTTCGTCCAAGTCTCTTTCATTTTTCTTTGGAATAATGATTGTTTTTAATCCACTTCTTGAAGCTGAAATAGATTTTTCTCTTAAACCACCAATTGGCAATACATTACCTCTTAGTGTAATTTCACCAGTCATACCAATTTCTTTTGAAACTGGTTTATCTGAAAGTGCTGAAATTAAAGCTGTTGTAATTGTAATACCTGCACTCGGACCATCTTTTGGAACTGCTCCTTCAGGAACGTGTATGTGAATATCATTTTCTTCAAATATTTTTTTATCTACACCAAATTTTTCATAATTTGATTTTACATAAGTCAACGCTATAGTTGCTGATTCTTTCATTACTTCACCAAGTTTACCAGTTAAAATTAGATTTCCTTTACCTGGGTATAAACTTACTTCAATTGGCAAGATATCTCCACCAAATTGTGTATACGCTAAACCAGTAACAACTCCAATTTGTGATTCTTCTTGTTTTTCAGTATGATCAAATATTCTTTTGCCTAATAAATCATTAACTTGTTTTTCATCAATTACAATTTTATCCATTTCACCATTTAGATTTTTAACAATATATTTTCTAATAATAGAATTAATATGTCTTTCTAATTGACGAACACCAGCTTCTCTAGTGTAGTATTTGATTATTTCATTAATTGAGCCTTCAGTAAATGATATTTCTTCTGATGTCAATTCATGTTGTTCAATTGCTTTTGGAACCAAATAGTCTTGTGCAATTTTAACTTTTTCAATTTCTGTATAACTTGATAAGTTTATGATTTCCATACGGTCGTATAATGCTTCTGGAATATCTTCAGGGTAGTTAGCAGTTGCAATAAACATAACTTGACTCAAGTCATAAGGTTCTTCAATATAGTGATCTGAAAATTCTTTGTTTTGTTCTGGGTCTAAAACCTCTAACATTGCACTTGCAGGATCGCCTCTGTGATCAGATGCCATTTTATCAATTTCATCAAGCAAGAATAATGGGTTTTTTACTTTTGCTCTTTTCATTGTTTGAATAATTCTTCCAGGCATTGAACCTACATAAGTTTTTCTGTGTCCACGAATTTCTGATTCATCTTTTACACCACCTAAACTTACTTTAACAAAGTTTTTTCCAACTGCTTCAGCAATTGATTTTGCTAAACTAGTTTTTCCAACTCCTGGAGGACCAACTAATGTTATAATTGGTGCTTTTAAAGATTTAGTTTTAGTTTTAACAGCTAAATATTCAATAATTCTTTCTTTAACTTTTTTCATTCCATAATGATGTTTGTCTAAGATTTCTTTTGCATATTTTAAATCAGTCAAATCTTCAGTTTCTTCTCATCATGGAATACTCATCATTCAATCAATATAGTTTTTCTCTGTGTTTCACTCAGGTGTTCCTGATTGAAGAGCTTCTACTCTTTTAATTGAAGCTAAAATTTTTCTTTTAACTTCTTCTGGGAATGGTTCTTTAGATAAACGATCTTTGTATTTATCTAAAGAACTATCATCAGAACCATCTTCATCTTCTAATTCGTCTTTGATGATTCTCATTTTTTCTCTTAAATAATATTCTTTTTGTTGCTTATCCATTTTTTCTTTTAATTTATGGTTTAATTCTTGTTCAATTTCATTTTTATGTCTAGCAGCATCAATTGATTCAGCATTTCTGGTTACAATTCCATCCTCTGAAAAAATTACTCTTTCAATAATAGATCATCTTTCTTTTAAAGATGAAGATGTTATATATTCTGAATTAGTTAAAATTTTTGAAGGTGCTAGTTTAAACATAATTGAATCAAAAGCTAAACTTAAATCATCAGATTCACCTGAAATTAATTGTTTAATTTGCTTTGTTACTAAACTTCCTTTAGTTTTAATAGCTTCAGAAATTTTTTCAATTAATTCTTCGTACTCTTGTTCAGTAAAATCGTTAATTGATTCAATTAATTCAACTTCTGCATAAGGTACTTCATCTTCATTTTCAAAGAAATTAATTACTTTACATCTTTGAATAGGATTTGTGCTAATTGTTAATGAATTATCTTTTCATTCTTTGATTACTTCAA
This is a stretch of genomic DNA from Mesoplasma coleopterae. It encodes these proteins:
- a CDS encoding putative cysteine peptidase; this translates as MINENLKRYLKSELKELGVKKIKEDVVILKDLKGREFYFMTGENEGYLIYDLRSGHIIERSESFKIPYNDLQDKYYFGPLNYYVKENGNFTHLNKGCGKIGKEDAKILQENLDSILNNMLLEPNISVLNYVNGVLTGETLQLPKSKKVYIRNYEKIKYANFPSNWDGSCGFVAGALMMYYWYATGNEKLIPSNYINSKNNMLIDTGKRYDPNTNLKDKLVQLNGGETSSWGKPLKESIKKFCKQINFKEKSHYYIGKLNLTNEIKAGRPVVFFGLFPPDPVAYSEARGKISHGVIVYGYVYNFWSNSFICHYGWDGWNYQEVILSTYVEGSITTFKPL
- a CDS encoding MepB family protein, with the translated sequence MYESIKRMNEIFENKITDIKIEIINKEYEAAKFILHGETCYFRKVKKTPKKAGYFVAMYKIENKNTPINYNDQIDKLILYVLDGTNEGYFVFDKNTLLNNGILSFENKRGKMAFRVYPNWVNDLNSTAEKAKTWQMEHFFEIKK
- a CDS encoding replication-associated recombination protein A, with protein sequence MNTPLAYLLRPTSTSEIIGQENLLKEDGLIKRMISNNFCRSLIFYGPSGVGKTSFAIALANDLKIEYDLFNASYDKKENLTKIIDKAINKERFILIIDEIHRLNRDKQDILLNFMENGNVYLFATTTENPFFTINPAIRSRATILELKRINHEDSFNFVNKLISDKKIDINIKPESLKYLCELNSGDIRSLLNNIELFDSLYKGEEITIDLISTIISQGKNPSGAAGDDFHDLKSALQKSVRGSDVDASLHYFSRLLSIGDYETLMRRMIIMAYEDIGLANPTLPPRVVQACDAFRQIGMPEGIIPLGLVIIEMALSQKSNSALMASGKAFEDVKNGMAYDVPSHLKDNHYKSAIKLNRGVNYLYPHVEEKGWVAQQYLPDEIKNIKYFKPKSNSAYERKLWSLYEEMKK
- the lon gene encoding endopeptidase La encodes the protein MSKKIKLPIFQIRGSFIVPGIKENLEVGRKNTLASVNYAIKNSNNQMIAIPQIDASVEKPEFSDLHKFGILIDFEVIKEWKDNSLTISTNPIQRCKVINFFENEDEVPYAEVELIESINDFTEQEYEELIEKISEAIKTKGSLVTKQIKQLISGESDDLSLAFDSIMFKLAPSKILTNSEYITSSSLKERWSIIERVIFSEDGIVTRNAESIDAARHKNEIEQELNHKLKEKMDKQQKEYYLREKMRIIKDELEDEDGSDDSSLDKYKDRLSKEPFPEEVKRKILASIKRVEALQSGTPEWNTEKNYIDWMMSIPWWEETEDLTDLKYAKEILDKHHYGMKKVKERIIEYLAVKTKTKSLKAPIITLVGPPGVGKTSLAKSIAEAVGKNFVKVSLGGVKDESEIRGHRKTYVGSMPGRIIQTMKRAKVKNPLFLLDEIDKMASDHRGDPASAMLEVLDPEQNKEFSDHYIEEPYDLSQVMFIATANYPEDIPEALYDRMEIINLSSYTEIEKVKIAQDYLVPKAIEQHELTSEEISFTEGSINEIIKYYTREAGVRQLERHINSIIRKYIVKNLNGEMDKIVIDEKQVNDLLGKRIFDHTEKQEESQIGVVTGLAYTQFGGDILPIEVSLYPGKGNLILTGKLGEVMKESATIALTYVKSNYEKFGVDKKIFEENDIHIHVPEGAVPKDGPSAGITITTALISALSDKPVSKEIGMTGEITLRGNVLPIGGLREKSISASRSGLKTIIIPKKNERDLDEIPDEVKAKLKIIPAEKYEEVFGIVFETK